TTAGAGACCATGTACTGTGCCACCCCTACAcctgacaggggagggagaaagggaggagtggTCTGAGCACTCTACTCAGGAGAGGGAGTAAGTGTAGAGGGGCAGGAAGGCacggtggagagggggaagggagcagctctgccagagtccctctgccgGGGCCTGTgtgtatgcccacagagaggtctctgcgtgccatctttggcactcatgccataggttttcCATCACAGCCCTACACTGTGCCCCTTCATTGGGCTGGGACCACTCTTACACAGTAGCAGCTGGGTGGGGTACaggaaggaaagtggggagaaccaaagtagatagagcactggaaatcaggaagacccgagttcaaataattttcttcctagttgtatgaccctgggcaaatcactccaccgttgcctcagtttacttaactataaaatggagattgtaTAGCACCTACTTTGCTTGTTGTGAGcctcaaatgagatatctgtaaagtgaatAGCATAGCACCGGGAATGTAGCAGTTAGTACATAAATGCCATTATTAGTATTAGTTGTTggcttattatttctattatggTGCCCAGCACCCAGATGGAACATGCCAATGTCTGAGGGATTTGACAAACCAATCATGTAGCTAATAGGCCAAGTAGTCTCTGAGAACAGCAATCTGATTTATTGCTGTCTCTCCCTTGAAAAGGTGAgactttcttgctttttaaatctctttcagGGCCTTGCACAGAATAAGTGTAAAATAcccttttaatttattcattgtcAACAGAATGATGGCGATATTCTTGCAACCACATTCTTAGGTGGCCCTGATTGGGCAGTGCCTAACATTGGTGTGGGCTTGGAAGCAAACAGATCTGGGTTCCCATCCCAGCGGACACACTTATAATCTGGGGAGACACACTATTTCAGAACCTCAaatttttttcacctgtaaaatgaggttaatatttGCACTCTCAGCAAAGTAAGCCTCAGGGTGCCCTAGAAATGTAACTCAAAGTCTGGATGAGACAGATGGGAGATCTCTGTTTTCATTCTACGCTCTTCCTCAGATGAGCCATTCAGATCATCTCATCTTGGGTTGCTGTTATCCAGGCCTTTCTGGAAATGTTCTGGAGGGGTAAGCCAGTGTGCTGAAGGCCTCCAAGCTGGATATTATTTTAGTCTAATCTCATTTCACAACTAGGGACACTGAGGACCAGGAAGGGTAAGCAACACCGTTGAACCCCGTTCTTCCATCCTCCAATAGAGCCCTTCCCATGGTCTCTGGCTCTTTTGCTTTCTTGGATACCACAGCATCCAAAAAAAAGAGCTATTAAAGGAGTGTTTACACTGACTACATCATCACAGGTTCTCGAAGTAACAAAGAAGTATTTTAAGCTTAGCTCACAGATTCAACAGAACCTTGTTTGAATGATGGGACAAGACTCAagcataacaaaattaattttaaaatattcttttattcttgAGAAATGAATCTTATTCCTTGGTGGTATCCCACAGGTTAGTGTAAGAGCACCAGGCACACCTTGCTTTGGGTTTTCTGGATAAACTGAAGTGATGATCACATTGGATGTAGGAACAAACAGCCAGGGTTTGCATCCTGGCTTGGCTACTGCTCATGTGACTTTTATCAAGTCACTGATCTCCCCCAATGTGTATGATGACACCATCTACGGGCCCTGTGAACATGTCTGTAATGTGGGTGGGTAGGGGAGGACGGATCAAAGCCTGAGGATACTGTGACTGTTCTAGGAGTTGAGCTACAAGAGGTGACTTGACACTGTAAAGAATACTGGGTTGAGATCCCAAATCTAAATTCAAGCCTTGGTTTTGCTTATTAAAGTCAACagtcctagacaagtcacttcctttctctgagactGGTTTCCCTGATGTATATTGAAGGAGTTGGACCAAATAACCTCTGAAATTTGTTAAGCCTAAAAACGTGTGCTCCAAGTTTCTGGTCAAGAATCAGAGAACACAACTTTTGAGACCATGGCTTCCAGTGTCAACCAGCTCCTAAGGACCCCCACCTTGCTGTGTTCTAGGGTGTTCAGCAAGAGAATATAGCCATCAAGCCAGGAGGGCCCTTAAGCCAATCTTGTCATTTCACAGGGGAAGCCTAGGTCAGGGAAACAGTTTGTGTTGGagccaaattagaacccaggtcccccAAGTGCAGACCCAGAGCCCCAGGCACCTGTGTCACCTGGCAGTACCTGTTGCCCAGTAGTAGATATCCCAGTCATTACTGGGCTCATTGATTAGTCGGTCATAGAGGTTCAGCTGCCTCTCTGTCATCTGGTGTAGATTCTCCTTGGCAAAGAGgctaaatgaaaaggaaaaaaggcagtTCAGAGGGCCTGCTTGTGGCCGAGAGGTCCCAGTGACATGGCTGTAGAGGCAGcccaagaaccccccccccctttcctacCTCAGAAGGATGCAGTTCTCTAGCATGCCTCTCTTCCTGCTCTCATAAAGCAGGCGGGCCCTCTTGGTTTCAATTGGTTCATCTGTTCGCTCTTCCCATGGGGGCAAAGGGATTTCAAGCATGTCCTTTTGGGAGTCTGTTGGGCTGTCACCTTGGTAGAATCGTCTGGATATTGACCTGCCCCCAAAGGGAGATACAAGAGTGTGCCTGAACAAGGCaagaaactagaagaaaaaaaaaaagtagtgaatCCAGCTGCATGTAACTCAATTCCAGAAACTCTTTAAAaagcctactgtgtgctagggaCCATACACCAAAAAGAATGCACACCCGAGATGGGATGCAAGGAGTTATCTGGAATTAGGGGGATGAGCTGCTCTAAGTCAACTTCAAGGGTCAAGGCCCAGTGTGGAGGACACACAGACAAAACCAAGAGTTCCTAACCAGAAGGAGCTCTGATAGgtatagagaaaaacaaaaggggctcttgaggaagaagagaatgctATCAGTTAGAATTGGGGAgtggggaaagaatgggaaatttcCCAGAGGTTGCATCTGAGCTACTGATGCAAATTTTGAAAGGCATGGATGAAGAGGACATGCACCCAGGCAGGGGTAGGGATGGTTTCTTTCTGAACAGATGCATGGCAAGGTGAGATGGAAGATCCAACTGAGGGAATAGCTGGGAGTCTAGTTTGGCTGCAATAATGAATGTCAGgagaaaaatgctaaataaagCCAGAAAGATCCTTTGTGGATTCTTTATATGTGGAAATATTCATGTTTATTGATGTCTGTTAAGTCCATAATGAAGAAAAACTGCAGGGAAACTGGTGTTTTCTCCCTAGAGGTAAGTGGGTTTttgctagggtttttttttcttttaaacccttaccagaattgtcttagaatcaatactaagtattggtcctaaggcagaggagcagtaagagctagacaatgggggttgtgacttgtccagggttccacaactaggaagtgtctgaggttacattagAATCCAGgaccctgtctctaggtctggctctctatccactgagagaTCTAGGTGCCCCAGTTGCTAAGGTTTTTGAGCTGGAAGCAACATGGCCATGATTTATGGAGGATGGACCAAAGCTTTGTGGATGACTGGAGATGGAGCCTATAACAATTCTCTAGGGAGCAACAAGAGGAAAATAGCcacaggaagggaaaagaggatatGAGATACTGTATAGGCAGAACTGAGAGGACTTGGTTACTGATCAGATATAGAGGGTGAAggagaagagtcaaggatgactcaAAGAATGTAGATCACTTAGTGTGGAAGATTTTGGTGTCCTCCACAGAAATTTTAGATTGGAGAAGGGCTTGGCTTAGGGGAGATATGAGAAGTGGTGTGgtttaatggaaagagaattagaCCTCAGTACTCTGAAACTATGATTGGATATTTATTATCTGGGGTCCCACATATATAAAAGGAGGCTAGATTAAATAATCTCTATCTCTAGGTCTAAAATCTGGCCTACCATTTCTACTAGTTCATACTCACTTTCTAATGCTTTAGCTCTTCTCCTTGGTAGAATGCTGAAATAAACACTCAGTTTGCAGTTGGAAAGCCTGTGCTTTAGTCGGGTTTTGTTACTCATCTTGGGTAAGTTACTGAACTTCTCCCAACTGAGAAATGGCCCAAGGATTTGAATAAGAAAATCCAAAATTTCTACAGCTATATGGACAacctaaatcactaataattagccACACAGATCAGAGCAACTCTGAGCTTCTACCTCTTATTAAATTGGCAGttgaccaaaaagggaaatgtgTCAGGTGCTAGAGGGTCTCTAGTGCACTCACTGCTGGTAAAGCTCTTCTGGAGCTGGGCCCAGAGTTACCCAACTCTATGTACCCTTGGATTCAACACCACCATCACTACATGGATCACTAtggatcaaagaggaggaggccCTAGATATACAGAGATTTCTACCAAATCTTTTTGTAGGTGCAAAGAGTTAGGGGCTACTCATCAACTGGGGAACTGGCAGATCAGATTATCCTATAAATGGATTGTTATACTATTTATTGGGCCATAAAAAACAATGAAGGGAAGTTTTAGAACAAATTGgaggggaaagctaggtggctcagtagaaagagagccaggagatcccgggttcaaatctgaccctggacatttcttagctgtgtgaccagaggcaagtcacttaaccaccattgcctagcccttactactcttttgccttagaatcaatacatagtactgagtataagatggaaggttgaaaaataaaaacgtgggaagacttctatgaattgAAGCAATTTGAGGTCAGGaaatagggaagggaagaagcatttccATGATACCTGTGATGCTAGTACTGGGCTAAGTGCTCTATATTATCTCATTACATACAACAATCTGGGAGATGTaccctatgaggtagatgctattatctgcattttacagatgaggaaattgaggtaggtagaaagtgacttttccagagtcacataccTAATAATttatctgagcctggatttgaattcctgaCTGTAGACCTACCTTTATAGCTACCTACTAGGAATATAACTTATGCAATAAACacaaaagcataaaaataaacaattttgaaagatttactctgatcaacacaatgaccaaccatgattcctaAGGTCCAAGGGAAAAGAATGCCACCCCCCATAGTGAGGAAGTGACATTTCTGAAcaatgggaatttgttttgtttgactaggTATATTATAAGTGTTTCCCTCTACTAGGGGTAAGGGagataggaaggagagaaaagaaatgctagttaactgaaaaaaaaaaaaacaaaaatcgtCTCTGGGTCTGTTTTTCCATGTTTGCAATGTAAAGGTTAGAATAAatggtttctaaattttcttccaacTGAAAATCCTGTGAACCACCAAGATGTGGAAATTGAGTCTCATCGGTTAAGAGATCTGGAAGCTAGAACTATAGATTCCAGAATAATGAGGTTCTGCATGAAACTGCTATAGGCCTTAAGTATGTGGGCTGTGACAGAAAGAGACCTGGCAGCCCACCTAGTCTTTGACTATACCTCTTAGGTCCACCTTTTAATCATAATCCAAAGGCTCAAAACTTTGTGATTCACCCCAAACTGTACTTATGGGTCAGCCGTTTCCTCTTTCTGCGTTCCCTAGGCTCCATCCAGTGTGTTCAACACCAAAGTATTTGGAGAGCAATGGAAAGTCGGTATAGCTGAGCTCTCTCCCAAGCAGCCTCACATCATTGCATGATCTTGGTTCAGGAATAAAGCAATAAATAGGAGTTACCAAAGTACTTCTTTAGCTTGGGAACCTTTCTCTTGGCCCCAATCCCTTGGGTAAATCCTTCACTCATATTATAGATTAAACCTTTAAGAACATATGAGtaggggtggctaggtggcttagtggattgagagtcaggccaagagaccagaggtcctgagttcatatctggtctcagctatgtcctagctgtgtgactctaagcaagtcacttaaccccaattgcctagcccttattgctctgctgccttagaattgatactaatgcagaaaataagggttaaaaaaatatgagGAATCACAATTCTTTCATGAGCTTTGAACAACTTCTTGATTTCTGGCCAAAAATAACCTCATCTCGGCCCTCTGTTCTTACCAACCTACATTTAGGTACCAACTCTCTCAAGGagcaacttccttccttcctactccaATCCAGAAGAGGGTTTCTGAATTCTCCTTTCCCTAATCCACTCAGCCACAAGGGCATTCCCTTCAGGAATCTTGGACTTTGCATTAAAAGAATTCAGATTTCCTAGGTACAAAGAATTTTGAGTGGAAGTCCCTAATTCCCCAGAGGAAGAAAGTTGGCTAAGCAGAAGTTCCATTATAATAGGCCCCACTATTTGCATGTTAAAGGCTCATCCACAGCTATCCAATCTCCACAACTGCTATTTGCACCTTAAAAGAGccataagggggggggggggggtaataatCCAATTCACCAACTTTGGGGGCAGAGATTATGCAAGAGAAACACTCGGCCCTACCAGAGGTTGGTTAAAACTAAGGTTCTGAAAAGCTTTAGTAGGAGTGTGGTCAAAAATAAGATACCAAGACTGAGTCCACTGGATCTTAAGGTCTGAGCCTATCCTGTATAGTGTCCTCTTAGTAAGACCTTATTAAATTCCTGGAAAGCAGACTGAATCCCATTTCATCCTATCTTTCTCAGCACCAAGCGAGCATTGTACCTAAAAGCATCTCTATGAGCCAGGCATTGTACTGAACTTAACACATTACACAACCAAGAGACATAAAAATATCAGGTCCCTCATGCTTTCATCTGGGGAAAATGCTAGCTTAAAAAATCACACCCAGTGAAGCAATGGAGAAaccgggtttttttttttttgttaaaaagctccactttcttcttagaatggatactaagtaacctaagtatcagctccaaggcaaaagagcgataagggctgggcaacagagttaagtggtttgacccagggtcacagttagcCAGCCTCAGGCCAGAGTGGAATCAAGGTCGTCctctctccaggtctggctctaagCACTGAAGCATCTAGCTGCCTCATTCTTCTTTGTTCTTAAGATAGTTTTCGACAGTCCCAGAAAGGCCTTTAATTAACATTTCAGAACTCAATGGTGAAAGACCCGAGTTACAATAAAGGCAGAATCAGAGCCTGCCTTTCTTGGAGAAGCTCCCAGGGCACGGAGGGCAGCCAACAGTCATCTAGCTATCACGGAGGATCCATGCTCAGGCTTATGAGGAGCCTGTGGCTGCCGGATTTCTGTACTCCTGATCCCGGGGGTCATGGGCTTCCCAGGTCTGCCGGGCCCGTcgcttctccctccctctccacccccGGACCTAGTTCTGGGGGTAAAGTCGGGCTCTTCCACTGTTTGGGAGTTCGAGCTGTGGGAGGATCAGGAGGTGAGGATGCTAGGGGACTAGGGCAGCAGGCTGCGGTCCGCGTGTCCGAGGGGAGGGCAAACGTCA
This DNA window, taken from Monodelphis domestica isolate mMonDom1 chromosome 6, mMonDom1.pri, whole genome shotgun sequence, encodes the following:
- the SDHAF2 gene encoding succinate dehydrogenase assembly factor 2, mitochondrial; protein product: MAAAAGSAVRFLALFRHTLVSPFGGRSISRRFYQGDSPTDSQKDMLEIPLPPWEERTDEPIETKRARLLYESRKRGMLENCILLSLFAKENLHQMTERQLNLYDRLINEPSNDWDIYYWATEAKPAPEIFENEVMAMLRDFAKNKNKEQRLRAPDLEYLFEKPT